The genomic window GTCCGGTAATCCGATCCGCAACATCACCGAGAGCCGTTAACATAATGATTGGTACATCTGATTCCTTACGGAGTTCTTGACAAACCCCATAGCCGTCCAACTTTGGCATCATCACATCCAGAACGACCAGGTCAGGATCAGCATTACGAAAGGTTTCGAGAGCCTCTTCTCCGTCAGCCGCAGTCACGACATCATAACCAATCATGGAAAGGCGAGTTTCCAAAATTCGTCGGATGCTGGCTTCATCGTCTACGACTAGGATTTTTTCTTTATGATTTTCCAATTTACTTAACACTCCTTGAAGCGTGTTTTAAACGTTAAATTTTTGTCACTTTATCATTAAGATATTAGCTCACTCAACCCACCCTACAACGCTGAATTTCTCATTACTTTTACATTTCAAATTTTCTTAAGAGTCGCTACATTCCCAACAATTTCCTTTGTTACCTCAGCCCTGAAGCTTTGAATTGAAAAATGCCTAAACAACGATCCATATACATTTGTAACGAATGTGGTGCAGAGTTCCCCCAATATTTTGGTCGCTGCCCTGGTTGCGGGAATTGGAATTCGATGGTAGAGCAAATGGCAACTGCTGCTGCCTCAACAAGCCAAACTCGTACTGCAATTGCTACGACAAGAAATGGCAATAAATCTCACACTGAAACTGCGCCTGCCCATGCTGTTTCTGCTTTAACCTTTAATCAAATTACCGATCATCCTCAAGCCCGTATTTTCTCTGGCTATGGAGAACTCGATCGCGTTTTAGGTGGCGGTATTGTTCCGGGTTCCCTCGTGTTGATTGGGGGAGATCCAGGGATTGGCAAATCAACTCTGCTGCTGCAAGTTGCCAACCGACTTTCACAACGGCATCGTATTCTTTATGTCTGTGCTGAAGAATCGGGACAGCAGGTAAAGCTTCGATCGCAGCGGCTCGGTGTTGGGCAGGAAGCGAATCCAGCAGGAAGCGACGCAGAGAAAGGAATCTCGGAGGGCGTGAATTCAGCCGCGAACCCGTCATCGGATGCTGATTTATACCTGCTGCCAGAAATTGAACTGGAGACGGTGATTCGAGAACTAGAGGCTTTGCGTCCGCAGGTGGCAGTGATTGATAGTATCCAGGCATTGTACTACCCGGCATTGGGGTCGGCTCCGGGGTCTGTGTCGCAGGTGCGCGAATGTACTTCGGCTTTGATGCAAGTGGCAAAGCGAGCCCATATCACGCTGTTTATTGTGGGGCACGTGACGAAAGAAGGGGCAATTGCTGGTCCTAAAGTGCTGGAACATTTGGTCGATACAGTGCTCTATTTTGAGGGCGATCGATTTGCTAGCCATCGATTGTTGCGCTCGGTGAAAAATCGCTTTGGCGCAACTCATGAGCTCGGCGTGTTCGAGATGGCAGAAGCTGGGTTAGAAGAGGTTAGAAATCCTTCTGAGCTATTTTTGGGCAATCGAGATGAGCAGTCTCCGGGCACGGCAACGATCGTGGCTTGTGAAGGCACTCGCCCTCTGGTGGTGGAGCTGCAAGCATTGGTGAGTCCCACAAGCTATTCCTCACCCAGACGATCGACAACAGGCGTGGAATATAACCGTTTGCTGCAAATTCTGGCAGTGTTGGAAAAACGAGTTGGCATTCCGCTCTCAAAGTTAGATGCCTATGTTGCTTCTTCGGGTGGCTTAAACGTGGCGGAGCCTGCTGCTGATCTAGGGGTTGCTGTTTCCATTGCCGCGAGCTTCCGCGATCGAGTGGTTGATCCGGAAACGGTGATTATTGGGGAAGTGGGGCTGGGTGGACAGATTCGCCCGGTATCGCATATGGAATTGCGGCTGAAAGAGGCAGTGAAGTTGGGCTTTAAGCGAGCGATCGTGCCTGCAAGCCAGTCTGTGGCGGTGTCTGGAATGGAAATCATCCCTGTATCTAGAGTGGTGGATGCCATTACAACCGCATTAGTAGCGGGAAAATCGTAAAAGTCTGTTTATCTCTGCGTAAAAACTGTTGCAATTTGGAGATTTATCGGTAAGCTGGACTTTCCAGAGAGCCGATTTGTGTACGTGCGATCGGTTTTGTTGTGCGTCTCGGCGGAGTGGAATGTGAGGAATCAAGTTCAGCCCAAGCCAATTTCTCCAAAAATTGCCCAAACAGCATCCAGGCAATCTCAGTCTCGTCAGTCAACTCGATCGATCGAGCTGCCGCCCATTCATATCGAACCAGCAGCAGCAGCCGCTTCGGTACCAGTCAATCTGCCTGAACAAAGACCTGCAAACCCTGTTTCAAAAAACAAACCGCAGCATAAAGCCTTCAAGAAGCGAAAAAAACAGGTCTCGAAACTGGCAGTTAAAGCACCTGTAGTCAAGGTTCCGAAACTCCAGATTCGAGTGCCGCAGTTTGCGATTAAAGTCCCGCAGTTGAAAGTTCCCCAAATTCCGGTGAAGGAACATCTGGAGACGATCGCGAGAGTGTCCGATCAAATGATGCCGCCTCAGCTTCGCGATCAGCCCTGGCGCTGGTCGATTGTTTGGCTGGCTGCGCTTTGTGCGTTTGGTGGAGTGGGGACTGCGGCGTTCTTTTGGCTGTCGAATG from Trichocoleus sp. includes these protein-coding regions:
- the radA gene encoding DNA repair protein RadA gives rise to the protein MPKQRSIYICNECGAEFPQYFGRCPGCGNWNSMVEQMATAAASTSQTRTAIATTRNGNKSHTETAPAHAVSALTFNQITDHPQARIFSGYGELDRVLGGGIVPGSLVLIGGDPGIGKSTLLLQVANRLSQRHRILYVCAEESGQQVKLRSQRLGVGQEANPAGSDAEKGISEGVNSAANPSSDADLYLLPEIELETVIRELEALRPQVAVIDSIQALYYPALGSAPGSVSQVRECTSALMQVAKRAHITLFIVGHVTKEGAIAGPKVLEHLVDTVLYFEGDRFASHRLLRSVKNRFGATHELGVFEMAEAGLEEVRNPSELFLGNRDEQSPGTATIVACEGTRPLVVELQALVSPTSYSSPRRSTTGVEYNRLLQILAVLEKRVGIPLSKLDAYVASSGGLNVAEPAADLGVAVSIAASFRDRVVDPETVIIGEVGLGGQIRPVSHMELRLKEAVKLGFKRAIVPASQSVAVSGMEIIPVSRVVDAITTALVAGKS